DNA from Bradyrhizobium diazoefficiens USDA 110:
CGATGGCGTTCGCCTGCATGTGGGTGAGGAGCTGCTCGTCGACCCGTTCGGCTGTCCGCCGCAAAGCGAGCTCGCGCAGCGCGGTCAGATTGCCCGGCGAGAAATAATGCTCCAGCGCCCGCTCGGCCTGCCTGGGGACGTAAACCTTGCCTTCTCTGAGCCGCTGGATCAGGTCGTCGGGCGTGAGGTCGATCAGCTCGATCGCATCCGCGCGGTCGAACACCGAGTCCGGCACCGTCTCGCGCACCCGGACATGGGTGATCTGGGCGACGACGTCGTTCAGGCTCTCGGTGTGCTGGATGTTGACGGCGGTGTAGACGTCGATGCCGTGGGAGAGCAGCTCCTCGACGTCGAGATAGCGCTTGGGATGGCGGCTGCCGGCCGCGTTGGTGTGGGCGAGCTCGTCGACCAGCGCGATTTGCGGCCGGCGCGCGATCACGGCGTCGAGGTCCATCTCCTCGATCGTCTGGCCGCGGTAGTCGAGCCTCTTGCGCGGGACGACTTCGAGCCCCCGCACCAGCGCCTCGGTCTCGGCGCGGCCATGGGTCTCGACGAAGCCGACCACGACGTCGATGCCGGCCTTGCGCTTGGCATGGGCGCTTTGCAGCATCTCGTAGGTCTTGCCGACGCCCGGGGCCGCGCCGACGAAAATCTTCAGCTTGCCGCTCGCGCTTTCCTCCCGGCGCGCGGCTTCCAGCAGTGCCTCGGGAGACGGACGTTGTTCGGAATCGCGGCGCTCTCGGACCATTTTGCCAATATAATCATCTGCGCACCGGGAGCCTAGACCGCTACTTGGCGGCGGCGCGATCGAGCGCGAGATTCAACGCCAATACGTTAACGCGCGGTTCGCCAAGCAGGCCGAGCAGACGGCCCTGGACGTTGGAAGCCACAAGCTGCTTCACCGCCTCTTCCGGCATATTCCGGGCCTTGGCAACGCGCGGCACCTGGAATTGCGCGGCTTCCGGCGAGATATCCGGATCGAGGCCGCTGGCAGAGGTGGTGACGAGGTCGACCGGCACGGCCGCGTTCGGATTCTCCGCTTTCAGCTTGTCCACGTCTTCCTTCAACCGGTCGGCCAGCGCCTTGCTGGTCGGGCCGAGATTGGAGCCGCCCGAGTTGGCGGCGTTGTAGGGCGCCGAGACGGTCTTGGTCGAATCATTCGGGTCCGGCGCCAGGGTCGCCGAGGGGCGGCCGTGGAAATATTTGTCGTCCTTGAACTCCTGCCCGATCAGGGCGGAGCCGATCACCTTGCCATCCTTCTCGATCAGGCTGCCTTGCGCCTGGGCGGGAAAGAGCATGCCCGCGATGCCGGTCATGGCGAGCGGATAGGCCAGGCCCGTGATGGCGGTGAGCACCAGCAGGAGGACGATGGCGGGGCGGATTTCTCTGAGCATGTTAGGTCTCCGGTTATTTCGTCATTGCGGGCGAAGCATCTCTGTCGTCGTTCCGGGGCGATGCAAGGCATCGAACCCGGAACCTCGAGATTCTCAGGTGCGCAATTGCGCACCATAGTTCGCCTCTTCGAGGCGCCCCGGAATGACAGAGAGAATTTGCTCCTCGCATGACAACGATCAGGCCAGGTGCAAGGCGACGACGACGAGGTCGATCGCCTTGATTCCGATGAAGGGAATGACGATGCCGCCAAGCCCGTAGATCAGCAGGTTACGTCGCAACAGTGCGCCGGCCCCGACGGCGCGGTAGGCGACGCCCTTCAGCGCGAGCGGAATCAGCGCGATGATGACAAGCGCGTTGAAGATGATCGCCGACAGGATGGCGCTCTGCGGGCTCGACAGGTTCATGACGTTGAGCACGTTGAGCTGCGGGTAGAACGCCAAGAACATCGCCGGGATGATCGCAAAGTATTTTGCGACGTCGTTGGCGATCGAGAAGGTCGTCAGCGCGCCGCGCGTCATCAGCAGCTGTTTGCCGATCTCGACCACTTCGATCAGCTTGGTCGGGTTGGAATCGAGATCGACCATGTTGCCGGCCTCGCGGGCCGCCTGCGTGCCGGTGTTCATGGCGACGCCGACATCGGCCTGGGCGAGCGCCGGCGCGTCATTGGTGCCGTCGCCGCACATCGCCACCAGCTTGCCCTTGGCCTGCTCGTCGCGGATCAGCTTGAGCTTGTCCTCGGGGGTTGCCTGCGCCAGGAAATCGTCGACGCCGGCTTCCGCCGCGATCGCGGCGGCCGTCATCGGGTTGTCGCCGGTGATCATGATGGTGCGGATGCCCATGCGGCGCAGCTCGGCAAAGCGCTCGCGGATGCCGCCCTTGACGATATCCTTGAGCTGGATGACGCCGAGCAGCTTGCCGTCCTTCGCGACGGCCAGCGGCGTGCCGCCGGCTTTCGAGATCTCGTCGGCGATGATCTGGATCTCGCGGCCGACCTCCGAGAGCTCCGCAGGCTGGATCGCGCGGGCGGTGTTGCCGGAGGCAACGGCCAGAGGCGCGCCGCCGCCGACATAGTTGAGCATGGCATCGACCGCGCCCTTGCGCACCGACGAGCCGCCGGCATCGACGCCGCTCATGCGGGTCTGCGCCGTGAACGGGATGAAGGTTGCCCCGAGCTCGGCCATGTCGCGGCCGCGGATGCCATACTTCTCCTTCGCCAGCACGACGATGGAGCGGCCTTCCGGCGTCTCGTCGGCGAGCGAGGCGAGCTGAGCCGCGTCCGCCAGCTCCTGCTCGGTGACGCCGCGAACGGGGCGGAACGCGGTCGCCTGACGATTGCCGAGCGTGATCGTTCCGGTCTTGTCGAGCAGCAGCGTGTCGACGTCGCCGGCCGCCTCGACGGCGCGGCCCGACATCGCCAGCACGTTGAAGCGCACCAGGCGGTCCATGCCGGCAATGCCGATCGCCGACAGCAGCGCACCGATCGTAGTCGGGATCAGCGTCACGAACAGCGCGACCAGCACGACTACCGAGATCGAGCCGCCGGCATAGGCCGCATAGCTCGGAATCGTGACGGTGGCGAACACGAAGATGATGGTGAGGCCGGCGAGCAGGATGTTGAGCGCGATCTCGTTCGGCGTCTTCTGACGCTCGGCGCCCTCGACCAGCTTGATCATGCGATCGATGAAGGTCGAGCCCTGCGCGGCGGTGATGCGGACGCGGATCCAGTCCGACAGCACCTGCGTGCCGCCCGTCACCGCCGAGCGGTCGCCACCTGACTCGCGGATGACGGGCGCGGATTCGCCGGTGATGGCGGCCTCGTTGACGGAGGCGACGCCCTCGATCACCTCGCCGTCGGAGGGAATGGTGTCCCCCGCTTCGACCAGCACGATGTCGCCGACCTTCAGGCTCGTGCCCGGAACCAGCTTTGCCTGGCCGGTGCCGGTGAGCAGCTTGGCCTGGCTCTCGGTGCGGGTCTTGCGCAGCGATTCAGCCTGCGCCTTGCCGCGGCCTTCGGCGACCGCCTCGGCGAAGTTCGCAAACAGCACGGTGAACCAGAGCCAGAGGATGATCTGGAACGTGAAGCCGAGATTCGCGCCGCTGGTGACGAGATCGCGCAGGAAGATCACGGTGGTGAGCGCGGCCACGATCTCGACCACGAACATCACGGGATTCTTCACCATCAGTCGCGGGTCGAGCTTGGTGAAGGAGGCGCGGATCGCGGGCACTACGATCCTGGGATCGAGCATCGCCGATACGGCAGCACGTTTTTGCAGTTTCATCGTATCCATGGAGGTCACTCCAAACCAATCGGAAGATTGTCGATCAGAAGACTTGTCGATCAGAAGACTTGGCCGGCATTCATCGCGAGGTGCTCGACGATGGGGCCGAGTGCGAGGGCCGGGAAGAACGTCAAGCCGCCGATGATCAGGATGACGCCGACGACAAGGCCGACGAACAGCCCGCCCGTGGTCGGGAAGGTGCCCGCCGACGGAGGGATCGATTTCTTGGCGGCGAGCGAGCCCGCGATCGCCATCGCCGGAACGATCATGAAGAAGCGGCCGACGAACATCGCGCTTGCCAGCGTGAGGTTGTAGAACAGGGTGTTACCGGTCAGGCCCGCGAAGGCCGAGCCGTTGTTGCCGGTCGCCGACGTGAAGGCATAGAGCACCTCGGTGAAACCGTGCGGGCCGGCATTCGCCATGGAGGCAACCGCCGCCGGATAGACCACACCGACCGCGGTCCAGCCGAGATACATCAGTGGCAGCACCAGGATCGCGAGCATCGCCATCTTGACCTCGCGCGCCTCGATCTTCTTGCCGACATATTCCGGCGTGCGGCCGACCATCAGGCCGGCCACGAAGATCGCGAGCACGACGAACAGCAGCATGCCGTAGAGGCCTGCGCCGACGCCGCCGACGATGATCTCGCCGAGCTGCATGTTAATCAGCGGAATCATGCCGCCGAGCGCGGTAAAGCTGTCATGCATGGCGTTGACGGCGCCGCACGAGGCGGCCGTCGTGATCACGGCGAACAGCGAGGACGCGACGAGGCCGAAGCGAACCTCCTTGCCTTCCATGTTGCCGCCGGTCAGGCCCAGCGCATGCATGGTAGAGGTGCCGTTGGCTTCCGCCCAGTAGGTGACCGCGACACCGGCGACGAAAAGCACGCCCATCACGGCGAGGATCGCCCAGCCCTGGCGCTGGTTGCCGACCATGCGGCCAAACACGTTGGTGAGCGCAGCCCCGAGCGCGAAGATCGACAGCATCTGCACGAAGTTCGACAGCGCGGTCGGGTTCTCGAAGGGATGCGCGGCGTTGGCGTTGAAGAAGCCGCCGCCATTGGTGCCAAGCATCTTGATCGCGACCTGCGAGGCGACCGGGCCGACCGCGATGGTCTGCTTGGCGCCTTCGAGCGTGGTGGCCTCGACATAGTCGCCGAGCGTCTGCGGAATGCCCTGCCAGACCAGGAACAGCGTGTAGACGACGCAGATCGGCAGCAACACGTAGAGGGTACAGCGCGTCACGTCGACCCAGAAATTGCCGACCGTGCGCACCGAGGCGCGCGAGAAGCCGCGAATCAGGGCCATCGCCAGCGCGATGCCGGTGGCCGCCGACAGGAAGTTCTGGTGCGTCAGGCCGAGCATCTGCACGAGATAGGACAGCGTGCTCTCGCCGCCGTAGTTCTGCCAGTTGGTGTTGGTGATGAAGGAGATCGCGGTATTGAAGGAGAGATCCTGCGCCACCGCCGACTGCCCGGCCGGATTGAAGGGCAGCACGGCCTGGAGCCGCATCACGCCGTAGATGACCAGGAAGCCGCCGACATGGAACAGCAGCATGGCGACCGTGTAGGTCAGCCAATGCTGCTCGCGCCTCTCATCGACGCCAGAGATCCAGTAGATCCCGGCTTCGATCGGACGCAGCACCGGCGACAGGAAGGTCCGCTCGCCGTTGAACACGCGCGTCATGTACCAGCCGAGCGGCTTGGTCAGCGCGACGATAATGACGCAGAAAAGAATGATCTGGAGCCAACCGATCATGGTCATGGCATTAACCCTTCAGGCTTTGTGTCCGGCGCAAGAGCGGCAGGAGCAGCGCAAGCAGGCCCGCGACGAGTGCGACGTCCGCCAGCAGCAATTCGGCAAGCAGCAGCACGGTTCAGAACCGCTCGGGCCGCAGCAGTGCATAAGTGAG
Protein-coding regions in this window:
- the kdpB gene encoding potassium-transporting ATPase subunit KdpB, producing MDTMKLQKRAAVSAMLDPRIVVPAIRASFTKLDPRLMVKNPVMFVVEIVAALTTVIFLRDLVTSGANLGFTFQIILWLWFTVLFANFAEAVAEGRGKAQAESLRKTRTESQAKLLTGTGQAKLVPGTSLKVGDIVLVEAGDTIPSDGEVIEGVASVNEAAITGESAPVIRESGGDRSAVTGGTQVLSDWIRVRITAAQGSTFIDRMIKLVEGAERQKTPNEIALNILLAGLTIIFVFATVTIPSYAAYAGGSISVVVLVALFVTLIPTTIGALLSAIGIAGMDRLVRFNVLAMSGRAVEAAGDVDTLLLDKTGTITLGNRQATAFRPVRGVTEQELADAAQLASLADETPEGRSIVVLAKEKYGIRGRDMAELGATFIPFTAQTRMSGVDAGGSSVRKGAVDAMLNYVGGGAPLAVASGNTARAIQPAELSEVGREIQIIADEISKAGGTPLAVAKDGKLLGVIQLKDIVKGGIRERFAELRRMGIRTIMITGDNPMTAAAIAAEAGVDDFLAQATPEDKLKLIRDEQAKGKLVAMCGDGTNDAPALAQADVGVAMNTGTQAAREAGNMVDLDSNPTKLIEVVEIGKQLLMTRGALTTFSIANDVAKYFAIIPAMFLAFYPQLNVLNVMNLSSPQSAILSAIIFNALVIIALIPLALKGVAYRAVGAGALLRRNLLIYGLGGIVIPFIGIKAIDLVVVALHLA
- a CDS encoding K(+)-transporting ATPase subunit C, translated to MLREIRPAIVLLLVLTAITGLAYPLAMTGIAGMLFPAQAQGSLIEKDGKVIGSALIGQEFKDDKYFHGRPSATLAPDPNDSTKTVSAPYNAANSGGSNLGPTSKALADRLKEDVDKLKAENPNAAVPVDLVTTSASGLDPDISPEAAQFQVPRVAKARNMPEEAVKQLVASNVQGRLLGLLGEPRVNVLALNLALDRAAAK
- the kdpA gene encoding potassium-transporting ATPase subunit KdpA; this encodes MTMIGWLQIILFCVIIVALTKPLGWYMTRVFNGERTFLSPVLRPIEAGIYWISGVDERREQHWLTYTVAMLLFHVGGFLVIYGVMRLQAVLPFNPAGQSAVAQDLSFNTAISFITNTNWQNYGGESTLSYLVQMLGLTHQNFLSAATGIALAMALIRGFSRASVRTVGNFWVDVTRCTLYVLLPICVVYTLFLVWQGIPQTLGDYVEATTLEGAKQTIAVGPVASQVAIKMLGTNGGGFFNANAAHPFENPTALSNFVQMLSIFALGAALTNVFGRMVGNQRQGWAILAVMGVLFVAGVAVTYWAEANGTSTMHALGLTGGNMEGKEVRFGLVASSLFAVITTAASCGAVNAMHDSFTALGGMIPLINMQLGEIIVGGVGAGLYGMLLFVVLAIFVAGLMVGRTPEYVGKKIEAREVKMAMLAILVLPLMYLGWTAVGVVYPAAVASMANAGPHGFTEVLYAFTSATGNNGSAFAGLTGNTLFYNLTLASAMFVGRFFMIVPAMAIAGSLAAKKSIPPSAGTFPTTGGLFVGLVVGVILIIGGLTFFPALALGPIVEHLAMNAGQVF